A part of Cannabis sativa cultivar Pink pepper isolate KNU-18-1 chromosome 6, ASM2916894v1, whole genome shotgun sequence genomic DNA contains:
- the LOC115694761 gene encoding pollen-specific leucine-rich repeat extensin-like protein 2 produces MGINRDASTPPPVIGKIGPYTVFMTPPPTPSPKPPSSSPPPPQPLFESPKKVAVVVPPPVQPPPQQFEKSVTTTDDGSVLGIFKNAVTKVQNAHSSLDDHLARWFGLNQSKYQWALDDYYENKGLEKGDSKVKDISSKMQSV; encoded by the exons ATGGGAATCAATAGAGACGCATCTACACCTCCACCGGTAATCGGAAAGATTGGACCTTACACTGTCTTTATGACCCCACCTCCAACCCCTTCTCCTAAACcaccatcatcatcaccacCGCCACCTCAGCCTCTCTTTGAGTCTCCCAAGAAGGTGGCCGTGGTGGTTCCACCTCCGGTTCAGCCACCCCCTCAGCAATTTGAAAAGTCCGTTACTACTACTGATGATGGCTCTGTTTTGGGGATCTTTAAGAATGCTGTCACTAAGGTTCAGAATG CACATTCTAGTCTAGATGACCATTTAGCTCGCTGGTTTGGATTAAATCAATCAAAGTATCAGTGGGCATTGGATGATTATTATGAGAACAAGGGTTTG GAAAAAGGAGATTCGAAAGTGAAGGACATATCTAGTAAAATGCAAAGTGTGTAA